In Streptomyces sp. NBC_00433, a single genomic region encodes these proteins:
- a CDS encoding saccharopine dehydrogenase NADP-binding domain-containing protein: MTWLLYGATGYTGRLIARRAVALGMRPVLAGRSAAKVVPLAAELGLEHRVFGLQEAAAVRRALDGVESVAHCAGPFTRTALPMAAACVETGTGYLDITGEIDVFESLFALGGRAAAAGVTLLPGAGFDVVPTDCLAALLAARLPDATQLDLAFVTRGGASPGTVRTAVESAGDGGRIRSGGEIRTVPFGSRQVRAAFPSGARTVVSVPWGDVSTAYHSTGIPDITTYTAVPAPALAATRVLRLGPLRGVVGGAVGRLVRGPGERALNGSGPGCEVWGRARDAAGNTVSATLTGPNPYKLTVDAVLRIVELLPELPAGFQTPSRALGADFASTLDGVTVTMAALR; this comes from the coding sequence ATGACCTGGCTGTTGTACGGCGCCACCGGCTACACCGGCCGGCTGATCGCGCGCCGCGCCGTCGCCCTCGGGATGCGTCCCGTCCTGGCGGGCCGGAGCGCCGCGAAGGTGGTGCCGTTGGCGGCCGAACTCGGCCTGGAGCACCGGGTGTTCGGCTTGCAGGAGGCCGCCGCTGTACGCCGCGCGCTGGACGGTGTGGAGAGCGTCGCGCACTGCGCGGGGCCTTTCACCCGGACCGCCTTGCCGATGGCGGCGGCCTGCGTGGAGACCGGCACCGGGTATCTGGACATCACCGGAGAGATCGATGTCTTCGAGTCGCTGTTCGCGCTGGGCGGCCGGGCGGCGGCGGCCGGGGTGACCTTGCTGCCGGGCGCGGGCTTCGACGTCGTGCCGACCGACTGCCTGGCCGCGCTGCTGGCGGCCCGGCTGCCGGACGCGACGCAGCTGGACCTGGCCTTCGTCACCCGCGGCGGGGCGAGCCCCGGCACGGTGCGTACCGCGGTGGAGAGCGCGGGGGACGGCGGGCGGATCAGGTCCGGCGGGGAGATCCGTACCGTGCCGTTCGGGTCGCGGCAGGTGCGGGCGGCCTTCCCCTCGGGGGCGCGGACGGTGGTGTCGGTGCCGTGGGGCGATGTCAGCACGGCCTACCACTCGACGGGCATTCCGGACATCACGACGTACACGGCGGTGCCGGCGCCCGCGCTGGCCGCGACCCGGGTGCTGCGGCTGGGTCCGCTGCGCGGGGTGGTCGGCGGGGCGGTGGGGCGGCTGGTGCGGGGGCCGGGCGAGCGGGCGCTGAACGGTTCGGGTCCGGGCTGCGAGGTGTGGGGCCGGGCCAGGGACGCGGCGGGGAACACGGTGTCGGCGACGCTCACCGGGCCCAACCCGTACAAGCTGACGGTGGACGCGGTGCTGCGGATCGTCGAGCTGCTGCCGGAGCTGCCGGCGGGCTTCCAGACGCCGTCGCGCGCGCTGGGCGCCGACTTCGCGTCCACGCTGGACGGTGTGACGGTCACCATGGCGGCGCTGCGCTGA
- a CDS encoding SAM-dependent methyltransferase, with translation MTEQGFPAGKIDTSRPHPARMYDFYLGGRDNYEVDRDAAQKVIDLFPDIVPMARGNRRFMHRAVQFVAESGIRQIIDIGTGIPTAPNTHQVAQKVSSDVRVAYVDNDPIVATYAGAHLLNAGNTGFFLGDLRDPESILRHPTISELIDFDQPVGLMLMAILHFVTDDEDPMGLVAAYRDALPDGSYLILSHTTGDFHQLDGDAGEARDVYRDKRATATLTLRSHEEVLRFFDGFDLVHPGLVQPPLWRPDGPVPSEQELAHVGFYGGVGVKNGRTA, from the coding sequence GTGACCGAGCAGGGATTCCCCGCGGGGAAGATAGACACCAGTAGGCCGCACCCGGCCCGTATGTACGACTTCTACCTGGGCGGCAGAGACAACTACGAAGTGGACCGCGACGCCGCCCAGAAGGTGATCGACCTCTTCCCGGACATCGTGCCCATGGCGCGGGGCAACCGCCGCTTCATGCACCGGGCCGTGCAGTTCGTCGCGGAGAGCGGTATCCGGCAGATCATCGACATCGGCACCGGCATCCCCACCGCCCCCAACACCCACCAGGTCGCGCAGAAGGTGTCGTCCGACGTCCGGGTCGCCTACGTGGACAACGACCCGATCGTGGCGACGTACGCCGGGGCGCACCTGCTGAACGCCGGGAACACCGGCTTCTTCCTCGGTGACCTGCGCGACCCGGAGAGCATCCTGCGGCACCCGACCATCAGCGAGCTGATCGACTTCGACCAGCCGGTCGGCCTGATGCTGATGGCCATCCTGCACTTCGTCACGGACGACGAGGACCCGATGGGCCTGGTCGCCGCCTACCGGGACGCGCTGCCCGACGGCAGCTACCTGATCCTCAGCCACACCACCGGCGACTTCCACCAGCTGGACGGCGACGCGGGCGAGGCCCGGGACGTCTACCGGGACAAGCGGGCCACCGCCACCTTGACCCTGCGGTCCCACGAAGAGGTGCTGCGCTTCTTCGACGGATTCGACCTGGTCCACCCCGGCCTGGTCCAACCGCCGCTGTGGCGCCCCGACGGCCCTGTCCCGTCCGAGCAGGAACTCGCACATGTCGGCTTCTACGGCGGCGTCGGCGTCAAGAACGGGAGGACGGCATGA
- a CDS encoding DUF5302 domain-containing protein, translated as MTDQQQQPAAAPAAAEPSTDEPEVAAPAADTDEDEVKRKFREALERKQGARRGAGGTGTGPDQSKIHGAHGRAGGAREFRRKSG; from the coding sequence ATGACCGACCAACAGCAGCAGCCCGCTGCGGCCCCCGCGGCCGCCGAACCTTCCACCGACGAACCCGAGGTCGCGGCTCCCGCCGCGGACACGGACGAGGACGAGGTGAAGCGGAAGTTCCGCGAAGCGCTCGAACGCAAGCAGGGGGCTCGCCGCGGGGCTGGGGGCACCGGGACCGGCCCCGACCAGTCCAAGATCCACGGCGCCCACGGGCGCGCAGGCGGGGCTCGCGAGTTCCGCCGCAAAAGCGGCTGA
- a CDS encoding ATP-binding protein, whose translation MFRLPAISASVADARGRIRARLREWGVGAELRDDASLVVTELFTNAVRHTDSEKITCVLHDCGSVVRVEVTDQGRGTGVPAPGVAGADEEGGRGLLLVSVLSLAWGSDPAEDGAGRVVWAELAADRSSH comes from the coding sequence GTGTTCAGGCTGCCCGCGATCAGTGCGTCCGTTGCGGACGCCCGCGGGCGGATACGTGCACGTTTGCGGGAATGGGGCGTCGGCGCGGAACTGCGCGATGACGCGAGCCTGGTGGTGACCGAGCTGTTCACCAACGCCGTGAGGCACACCGACAGTGAGAAGATCACCTGTGTGCTGCACGACTGCGGCAGCGTCGTTCGGGTCGAAGTGACCGATCAGGGCCGGGGAACGGGCGTGCCGGCGCCCGGGGTCGCCGGCGCCGATGAGGAAGGCGGGCGGGGGCTGCTGCTGGTCAGCGTGCTCTCGCTGGCATGGGGGTCGGACCCGGCGGAGGACGGCGCGGGCCGGGTGGTGTGGGCGGAACTGGCAGCAGACCGCTCATCCCACTGA
- a CDS encoding DUF397 domain-containing protein has translation MDRVGNDGICGYEDIYDGIYNGMPANQLGLEGWRKPWSGGNGGSCVEAKRLNDGRVALRQSTDPDGPALIYSNHEITTFILGAKAGEADFLLG, from the coding sequence ATGGATCGCGTCGGCAATGACGGCATATGCGGGTACGAGGACATATACGACGGAATCTACAACGGTATGCCCGCCAACCAACTCGGCCTCGAGGGATGGCGGAAACCGTGGAGCGGCGGCAACGGCGGCTCGTGCGTCGAGGCCAAGAGGCTCAACGACGGCAGGGTGGCGCTGCGCCAGTCCACCGACCCCGACGGCCCGGCGCTGATCTACAGCAACCACGAGATCACCACGTTCATCCTGGGTGCCAAGGCCGGCGAGGCGGACTTCCTGCTCGGCTGA
- a CDS encoding helix-turn-helix transcriptional regulator: MVLGKRLQDLREQAGISLEQAGRALDVTHATVRRMEKAEVGLKIPYVEKLLVTYGITSPEEIGGFLALAREANRPGWWHSFRDVLPDWFSAFVSLEGEAAVIRAYEPAYVPGLLQTANYARATLRAGLPHAAPEEIDRLLTLRTERQALVTRENAPLLWVVMDETVMRRPIGGRRVMREQMERLMEATELPNIRLQIMPFAAGPHPAMYGPFHIFRFQLQEIPDIAYAESLVGGVYFDERDDVSTFLEALDRMCAQAAPAQSTKAILDGMRKEI, encoded by the coding sequence ATGGTGCTCGGCAAGCGCCTTCAGGATCTGCGGGAGCAGGCCGGAATCAGCCTCGAACAGGCCGGCCGGGCGCTGGACGTCACGCACGCCACCGTCCGCCGGATGGAAAAGGCCGAAGTCGGGCTGAAGATCCCGTATGTCGAGAAGCTGCTCGTCACGTACGGAATCACCTCACCCGAGGAGATCGGCGGCTTCCTCGCGCTGGCCCGGGAGGCCAACAGGCCCGGCTGGTGGCACAGCTTCCGCGACGTCCTGCCCGACTGGTTCAGCGCCTTCGTCAGCCTTGAGGGAGAGGCGGCGGTGATCCGTGCGTACGAACCCGCCTACGTGCCCGGCCTGCTCCAGACCGCCAACTACGCCAGGGCCACGCTGCGGGCCGGGCTGCCGCACGCGGCACCCGAGGAGATCGACCGGCTGCTCACCCTGCGGACCGAACGCCAGGCCCTGGTCACGCGGGAGAACGCGCCGCTGCTGTGGGTCGTGATGGACGAGACCGTCATGCGCCGCCCGATCGGCGGCCGGCGAGTGATGCGCGAGCAGATGGAACGCCTGATGGAGGCCACCGAGCTGCCCAACATCAGGCTGCAGATCATGCCGTTCGCGGCCGGACCGCATCCGGCCATGTACGGGCCCTTCCACATCTTCCGGTTCCAGCTCCAGGAGATCCCGGACATCGCCTACGCGGAAAGCCTGGTGGGCGGCGTCTACTTCGACGAGCGCGACGACGTGTCGACGTTCCTGGAAGCGCTCGACCGGATGTGCGCGCAGGCCGCGCCAGCACAGAGCACCAAAGCCATCCTCGATGGCATGCGCAAGGAGATCTGA
- a CDS encoding ABC transporter ATP-binding protein, producing the protein MTLSTTSAAPHPPAAEGARLTLRDAVLGRRGAPVLAGVGLDVVPGEVLTVVGASGCGKSTLLRTLAGLLPPLGGEVAEDGRALTGPGGGRALVFQEDGLLPWRTARANVELPLAIGRMPRSQRRARAVEWLGRVGLAGCEDRLPHRLSGGQRQRVQLARALAGRPRALLMDEPFGALDAQTRAGMQQLLVDVLRSTRATVVFVTHDVDEALFLGDRVALLGSSPAVPVRLVAVPRPRDRAAHGTAATAAVRRDLLESLGS; encoded by the coding sequence ATGACGCTCTCCACCACATCCGCCGCGCCGCATCCGCCCGCCGCGGAGGGCGCCCGGCTCACCCTGCGCGACGCGGTGCTCGGCCGCCGCGGCGCCCCGGTGCTCGCCGGGGTCGGGCTCGACGTGGTGCCCGGCGAGGTGCTGACCGTGGTCGGCGCCTCCGGGTGCGGCAAGTCGACGCTGCTGCGCACCCTCGCCGGGCTGCTGCCGCCGCTGGGCGGCGAGGTGGCCGAGGACGGCCGCGCGCTGACCGGGCCGGGCGGCGGGCGGGCGCTGGTCTTCCAGGAGGACGGGCTGCTGCCCTGGCGCACCGCCCGCGCGAATGTCGAACTCCCGCTGGCCATCGGCAGGATGCCGAGGTCGCAGCGCAGGGCGCGGGCGGTGGAGTGGCTGGGGCGGGTCGGGCTCGCGGGCTGCGAGGACCGGTTGCCGCACCGGCTGTCCGGCGGGCAGCGGCAGCGGGTGCAGCTGGCCAGGGCTCTGGCCGGGCGGCCCAGGGCGCTGCTGATGGACGAGCCTTTCGGGGCGCTGGACGCCCAGACCCGGGCCGGGATGCAGCAGTTGCTCGTCGACGTGCTCCGCTCGACCCGCGCGACGGTCGTCTTCGTCACCCACGACGTGGACGAGGCGCTCTTCCTCGGCGACCGGGTGGCGCTGCTCGGCTCGTCGCCGGCCGTGCCGGTCCGGCTGGTCGCGGTGCCGCGGCCGCGCGACCGGGCCGCGCACGGCACGGCCGCGACCGCCGCAGTACGCCGTGACCTCCTTGAATCGCTGGGCAGTTGA
- a CDS encoding SAM-dependent methyltransferase, whose amino-acid sequence MTQQGFSVKEIDTSRPHPARMYDFFLGGRDNYEVDREAAQRVVDIFPDIVPTTRANRRFMHRSVRHLAESGIRQIIDIGTGIPTAPNTHQVAHEVSSDVRVAYIDNDPIVATHAGAHLLGAGNTGFFLADLREPETVLGHPTIGKLIDFDQPIGLMLVAVLHFVRDDEDPAALVAAYRDVLPAGSMMVISHATSDFHSPETGVEEAKDVYKDREATATVTTRPYEQVLPFFDGFDLVDPGLVQIPLWRPDGALPTAEELSHVGTYGGIGVKP is encoded by the coding sequence ATGACCCAGCAGGGCTTCTCCGTCAAGGAGATCGACACCAGCAGGCCGCACCCGGCCCGTATGTACGACTTCTTCCTCGGCGGCAGGGACAACTACGAGGTCGACAGGGAGGCCGCCCAGCGGGTGGTCGACATCTTCCCGGACATCGTGCCGACCACCCGGGCCAACCGGCGCTTCATGCACCGGTCGGTGCGGCACCTGGCGGAGAGCGGTATCCGGCAGATCATCGACATCGGCACCGGCATCCCCACCGCGCCCAACACCCACCAGGTCGCCCACGAGGTGTCGTCCGACGTCCGGGTCGCCTACATCGACAACGACCCGATCGTGGCGACGCACGCCGGGGCGCATCTGCTGGGCGCGGGCAACACCGGCTTCTTCCTCGCCGACCTGCGCGAACCCGAGACCGTCCTCGGGCACCCGACCATCGGCAAGCTGATCGACTTCGACCAGCCGATCGGCCTGATGCTGGTGGCCGTCCTGCACTTCGTCCGCGACGACGAGGACCCGGCGGCGCTGGTCGCCGCGTACCGCGACGTGCTGCCCGCCGGCAGCATGATGGTCATCAGCCACGCCACCAGCGACTTCCACTCCCCGGAGACGGGCGTGGAGGAGGCCAAGGACGTCTACAAGGACCGCGAGGCGACCGCGACCGTCACCACCAGGCCGTACGAGCAGGTCCTGCCGTTCTTCGACGGCTTCGACCTGGTCGACCCCGGCCTGGTCCAGATCCCGCTGTGGCGCCCGGACGGGGCGCTGCCGACCGCGGAGGAGCTGAGCCACGTCGGCACCTACGGCGGTATCGGCGTGAAGCCCTGA
- a CDS encoding fumarate reductase/succinate dehydrogenase flavoprotein subunit, translated as MDIPELTDAEEFGCDVLVIGGGTAGTMAALTAAENGADVLLLEKAHVRHSGALAMGMDGVNNAVVPGRAEPDDYVAEITRANDGVVNQATVRQTATRGFAMVQRLERYGVKFEKDEHGQYAVRQVHRSGSYVLPMPEGKDVKKVLYRVLRRREMRERIRIENRVMPVRVLTVDGRAVGAAGFNTRTGRFVTVRAGAVVLATGAAGRLGLPASGYLYGTYENPTNAGDGHAMAYHAGAELSGIECFQINPLIKDYNGPACAYVANPFGGYQVNRHGERFVDSDYWSGRMMSEFAAEVASERGPVYLKLSHLPEESVAALETILHSTERPTRGTFHAGRGHDYRTHDVEMHISEIGLCGGHSASGVWVDEHARTTVPGLYAAGDLACVPHNYMIGAFVYGELAGADAAGRPRYEGPLPAGQLAAAHELVYRPLRHPEGPPQTQVEYKLRRLVNDYVAPPKSGARLSLAVESFERMRDEIEGMGGHTPHELMRCAEVSFIRDCAEMAARSSLARTESRWGLYHERTDHPSRDDAGWLHHLNLRKGEGGSMEFLTRPVAPYVVPVEGFAPAGGEVRVIGEVRPEQVATAGRREVPPLDPGAVAPRPAASASAPSPASAAGGSPRILALLELAEQEPVLADLAPYLADGDASVRRAAVDVLTETVPAGTGPALAAALADPDAGVRGAAGAGLLELVEVLPPTPELGAALASAMSHPDPAARAAAAGTLRELRLGEAALFGGALGDAEPRVRLEAVRGLVALDAAEALGAAADDASREVRVALAKGLASVRAAAAVALLGRLAVDPDALVRAAALESAGAVGCPPPLDAVAVTASGDASWRVRKGAALALAPAGREIALPVLLPAAADPHADVRRAAVAALGRHVVLPAVRAILADAAGADPDPDVRAFARRALAP; from the coding sequence ATGGACATCCCCGAGCTGACCGACGCGGAGGAATTCGGCTGCGACGTGCTGGTGATCGGCGGCGGTACGGCCGGGACCATGGCCGCGCTGACCGCCGCGGAGAACGGCGCCGACGTGCTGCTGCTGGAGAAGGCGCACGTACGGCACTCGGGCGCGCTGGCGATGGGCATGGACGGCGTCAACAACGCGGTCGTCCCGGGACGGGCGGAACCCGACGACTACGTCGCGGAGATCACCCGCGCCAACGACGGCGTCGTGAACCAGGCCACCGTCCGGCAGACCGCGACCCGCGGCTTCGCCATGGTGCAGCGGCTGGAGCGCTACGGCGTGAAGTTCGAGAAGGACGAGCACGGGCAGTACGCGGTCCGGCAGGTGCACAGGTCCGGCAGCTACGTGCTGCCGATGCCGGAGGGCAAGGACGTCAAGAAGGTCCTCTACCGGGTGCTGCGGCGGCGCGAGATGCGCGAGCGGATCCGGATCGAGAACCGGGTGATGCCGGTGCGCGTCCTGACCGTCGACGGCCGGGCGGTGGGCGCGGCGGGCTTCAACACCCGCACCGGGCGCTTCGTCACCGTACGGGCGGGCGCGGTGGTCCTGGCCACCGGCGCCGCGGGCCGCCTCGGCCTGCCCGCCAGCGGCTACCTCTACGGGACGTACGAGAACCCCACCAACGCCGGTGACGGGCACGCGATGGCCTACCACGCCGGCGCCGAGCTCAGCGGTATCGAGTGCTTCCAGATCAACCCGCTGATCAAGGACTACAACGGGCCCGCGTGCGCCTATGTCGCGAACCCCTTCGGCGGCTACCAGGTCAACCGGCACGGCGAGCGGTTCGTGGACTCCGACTACTGGTCGGGCCGGATGATGAGCGAATTCGCGGCCGAGGTCGCCTCGGAGCGCGGCCCGGTCTACCTCAAGCTCAGCCACCTGCCGGAGGAGTCGGTGGCGGCCCTGGAGACCATCCTGCACTCCACCGAGCGGCCCACCCGCGGCACCTTCCACGCCGGGCGCGGCCACGACTACCGCACGCACGACGTGGAGATGCACATCTCCGAGATCGGCCTGTGCGGGGGCCACTCGGCGTCCGGGGTGTGGGTGGACGAGCACGCCCGCACCACCGTGCCGGGGCTCTACGCGGCCGGGGACCTGGCCTGCGTGCCGCACAACTACATGATCGGGGCCTTCGTCTACGGCGAGTTGGCGGGCGCCGACGCGGCAGGGCGGCCGCGCTATGAGGGCCCGCTGCCCGCCGGCCAGTTGGCGGCGGCGCACGAGCTGGTCTACCGGCCGCTGCGGCACCCGGAAGGGCCGCCGCAGACGCAGGTCGAGTACAAGCTGCGGCGCTTGGTCAACGACTACGTGGCGCCGCCCAAGAGCGGGGCCAGGCTGTCGCTCGCCGTCGAGTCCTTCGAGCGGATGCGCGACGAGATCGAGGGGATGGGCGGGCACACCCCGCACGAGCTGATGCGGTGCGCGGAGGTGTCCTTCATCCGGGACTGCGCCGAGATGGCGGCGCGGTCGTCGCTGGCCCGCACGGAGAGCCGCTGGGGGCTCTACCACGAGCGGACGGACCACCCCTCGCGGGACGACGCGGGGTGGCTGCACCACCTCAACCTCCGCAAGGGTGAGGGCGGGTCGATGGAATTCCTCACCCGGCCGGTGGCGCCCTACGTGGTGCCCGTCGAGGGCTTCGCGCCGGCCGGCGGCGAGGTGCGGGTCATCGGGGAGGTACGGCCCGAGCAGGTCGCGACGGCGGGTCGGCGGGAGGTCCCGCCGCTCGACCCCGGGGCGGTCGCCCCGCGGCCCGCCGCGTCGGCTTCCGCCCCCTCCCCCGCCTCCGCGGCGGGCGGCTCCCCGCGGATACTCGCGCTGCTCGAACTCGCCGAGCAGGAGCCGGTGCTGGCGGACCTCGCGCCCTATCTCGCCGACGGCGACGCGTCCGTACGGCGTGCCGCCGTCGACGTGCTGACCGAGACGGTCCCCGCCGGCACCGGCCCTGCGCTGGCCGCCGCGCTCGCCGACCCGGACGCCGGTGTGCGGGGCGCCGCGGGCGCCGGGCTGCTGGAACTGGTGGAGGTCCTGCCGCCCACCCCCGAACTGGGCGCCGCCCTGGCCTCGGCGATGAGCCATCCCGACCCTGCCGCCAGGGCCGCCGCCGCGGGCACGCTGCGGGAGCTGCGGCTCGGCGAGGCCGCGCTCTTCGGCGGCGCGCTCGGCGACGCCGAACCGCGGGTGCGGTTGGAGGCGGTGCGCGGGCTCGTCGCGCTGGACGCGGCCGAGGCGCTCGGCGCGGCGGCGGACGACGCTTCGCGCGAGGTGCGGGTGGCGCTCGCCAAGGGGCTGGCGTCGGTGCGGGCCGCCGCCGCGGTCGCCCTGCTCGGGCGGCTGGCGGTGGACCCGGACGCGCTCGTGCGGGCCGCGGCGCTGGAGTCCGCCGGGGCCGTCGGCTGCCCGCCGCCGCTCGACGCGGTCGCCGTCACCGCGAGCGGCGACGCGTCGTGGCGGGTGCGGAAGGGGGCGGCTCTCGCGCTCGCCCCGGCGGGCCGGGAGATCGCTCTCCCGGTCCTGCTGCCGGCCGCGGCCGACCCGCACGCCGATGTGCGGCGGGCCGCCGTCGCCGCGCTCGGCCGGCATGTCGTCCTGCCGGCCGTCCGCGCGATTCTCGCTGACGCGGCCGGCGCTGACCCCGACCCCGACGTCCGCGCCTTCGCCCGCCGGGCGCTCGCCCCCTGA
- a CDS encoding ABC transporter permease produces the protein MTGGARAWRYLLRTASLLAFLGAWQAVTALRVHLWVHFEQLPTVVQVGREFGHRLGTGAYWQDLGDSLGRILTGFGLAAVLGVAFGVAIGRSRLAEDLLGPVVELLRPIPAIALVPVAILLFPSNEQGIVFITFSAAFFPVLVSTRHAVRALTPVWEEAVLTMGGGRWRVLAQVVLPGALPGIFGGLSVGIGVAWICVISAEMISGEYGVGYRTWQDYTVVDYPGVLVGMVTIGLLGHLTSSAVEFAGRRATRWLPRTEQGADRGAIRRRVRKSPAPVTGSAMTPEGAAEGRPRTGPVSVPDSATPGR, from the coding sequence GTGACCGGCGGGGCGCGGGCCTGGCGCTACCTGCTGCGTACGGCCTCGCTGCTGGCCTTCCTCGGCGCCTGGCAGGCGGTGACGGCGTTGCGGGTCCATCTGTGGGTGCACTTCGAGCAGTTGCCGACGGTGGTGCAGGTCGGCAGGGAGTTCGGGCACCGGCTCGGGACCGGCGCCTACTGGCAGGACCTCGGCGACAGCCTCGGCCGTATCCTCACCGGCTTCGGCCTCGCCGCGGTGCTGGGGGTGGCCTTCGGGGTCGCCATCGGGCGCTCCCGGCTCGCGGAGGACCTGCTCGGGCCGGTCGTCGAACTGCTGCGGCCCATACCCGCGATCGCGCTGGTGCCGGTGGCGATCCTGCTCTTCCCGAGCAACGAGCAGGGCATCGTCTTCATCACCTTCTCGGCCGCCTTCTTCCCGGTCCTGGTCAGCACCCGGCACGCGGTGCGCGCGCTGACCCCGGTGTGGGAGGAGGCCGTGCTGACGATGGGCGGCGGCCGGTGGCGGGTGCTCGCGCAGGTGGTGCTGCCCGGCGCGCTGCCCGGCATCTTCGGCGGCCTGTCGGTCGGTATCGGCGTGGCCTGGATCTGCGTGATCTCCGCGGAGATGATCTCCGGTGAATACGGGGTCGGCTACCGCACATGGCAGGACTACACGGTGGTCGACTACCCGGGTGTGCTGGTCGGCATGGTCACCATCGGGCTGCTGGGCCATCTCACCTCCTCCGCGGTGGAATTCGCGGGCCGCCGGGCCACCCGCTGGCTGCCGCGCACCGAACAGGGCGCGGACCGCGGCGCGATACGCCGCCGGGTCCGCAAGTCCCCCGCGCCGGTGACCGGTTCCGCCATGACGCCGGAAGGCGCGGCCGAGGGCAGGCCGAGGACCGGGCCCGTGTCCGTACCCGACTCCGCAACTCCTGGCAGGTGA
- a CDS encoding SAM-dependent methyltransferase, producing the protein MTEQGFLAGGIDTSRPHPARMYDYYLGGRDNYWVDREAAQQIIDASPEVVDSAVANREFLRRAVRHLAKTGVRQFIDIGTGIPTSPNTHETAQSVAPDARIAYVDNDPIVAAHAGARLLRARNTAFGLADMRNPRSILEHPAVSGLIDFSQPVAVMLVSVLHFVSDDEDPAGTIALLRDALPAGSHLVLSHGTADFHPDTVGEAVSVYRKATANLSLRSYDDVLAFFDGFDLLDPGLVQVPLWHPDGPEPEPELLRKIGVYGGVGRKPQTN; encoded by the coding sequence TTGACCGAACAGGGATTCCTCGCTGGGGGGATCGACACCAGCAGGCCGCACCCGGCCCGCATGTACGACTACTACCTCGGCGGCAGGGACAACTACTGGGTCGACCGCGAGGCGGCCCAGCAGATCATCGATGCCTCGCCCGAGGTCGTGGACAGCGCGGTCGCCAACCGCGAGTTCCTGCGGCGTGCGGTCAGGCACCTGGCCAAGACCGGTGTCCGGCAGTTCATCGACATCGGCACCGGAATCCCCACGTCGCCGAACACCCATGAGACAGCCCAGTCCGTGGCCCCCGACGCCCGGATCGCGTACGTCGACAACGATCCGATCGTCGCCGCCCACGCGGGGGCCCGGCTGCTCAGGGCCCGCAACACCGCCTTCGGGCTCGCCGACATGCGCAACCCGCGGAGCATCCTCGAACACCCGGCCGTCAGCGGCCTGATCGACTTCAGCCAGCCGGTCGCGGTCATGCTCGTCTCCGTCCTGCACTTCGTCAGCGACGACGAGGACCCGGCCGGCACCATCGCCCTGCTGAGGGACGCGCTGCCCGCCGGCAGCCACCTGGTGCTCTCGCACGGCACGGCCGACTTCCACCCCGACACCGTCGGGGAGGCCGTCTCGGTCTACCGCAAGGCCACCGCGAACCTCAGCCTGCGGTCGTACGACGACGTCCTGGCCTTCTTCGACGGCTTCGACCTGCTCGACCCCGGCCTGGTCCAGGTGCCGCTGTGGCACCCGGACGGACCGGAGCCCGAGCCGGAGCTGCTGCGGAAGATCGGCGTCTACGGCGGCGTCGGCCGCAAACCACAGACCAACTAA
- a CDS encoding SGNH/GDSL hydrolase family protein — MIGSYTALGDSFTEGVGDPGPGGAHVGWADRLAVLLADRRDEHTFRYANLAVRGRLLDQIVAEQVPRAIELAPDLVTFCAGGNDILRPGGDPDAIAERFEAAVAELTGAVGTVLVCTGFDTRGVPVLRHLRGKIATYTAHVRSIADRHGCPVLDLWSLRCVQDRRAWSDDRLHLSPEGHTRVALRAAQVLGLEVPADPDQPWPPQDPRLPSEVRRDNIHWAREYLVPWIGRRLRGESSGDHVEPKRPDLLPLP; from the coding sequence GTGATCGGGTCGTACACCGCGCTGGGGGACAGCTTCACCGAGGGCGTCGGAGACCCCGGCCCCGGCGGCGCCCACGTCGGCTGGGCCGACCGGCTCGCCGTGCTGCTCGCCGACCGGCGCGACGAACACACCTTCCGCTACGCCAATCTCGCCGTGCGCGGCCGCCTGCTGGACCAGATCGTGGCCGAACAGGTGCCGCGGGCCATCGAACTGGCCCCCGACCTGGTCACCTTCTGCGCCGGCGGCAACGACATCCTGCGCCCCGGCGGCGACCCCGACGCGATCGCGGAGCGCTTCGAGGCAGCCGTCGCCGAACTGACCGGCGCGGTCGGCACGGTGCTCGTCTGCACCGGTTTCGACACCCGCGGGGTGCCCGTCCTGCGCCACCTGCGCGGGAAGATCGCCACCTACACCGCGCATGTGCGATCGATCGCCGACCGCCACGGGTGTCCGGTTCTCGACCTGTGGTCGCTGCGCTGCGTCCAGGACCGCAGGGCCTGGAGCGACGACCGGCTCCACTTGTCGCCCGAGGGCCACACCCGGGTCGCGCTGCGCGCCGCGCAGGTGCTCGGCCTCGAAGTGCCCGCCGACCCCGACCAGCCCTGGCCGCCGCAGGACCCGCGGCTGCCCTCGGAGGTGCGCAGGGACAACATCCACTGGGCGCGGGAGTATCTGGTGCCGTGGATCGGCCGACGGCTGCGCGGCGAGTCCTCGGGCGACCACGTCGAACCCAAGCGCCCGGACCTGCTGCCGCTTCCTTGA